In one window of Oryza sativa Japonica Group chromosome 9, ASM3414082v1 DNA:
- the LOC4347153 gene encoding uncharacterized protein isoform X1 produces the protein MAAAAATAAAHLLSTPPSASPVHPPPHARILCAHRTKGVATLSCRASLGPDGSLAGLAAAAAAAPRVEPRGRPYLREHSCLIFPPSPRGRRPLAVVKFLGGAFIGAVPEVTYSHFLKLLAQEGFLVVSVPYNVTFDHEAAAREVYERFHGCYGALLSSGLPAAGLSAMDIAELPLYSVGHSNGALLQLLVGSYFSEKIPKANAIVSFNNRPASEAVPYFEQIGPLFSQVMPMMEASPVYSAARNASGDAWKALFDLAGGLIQVYDQEAMLSLSKFVDQLPSVMNQVTEGVSEFKPTPPENREFCKNSYNVPNTLLVKFSIDAIDDTEIVEDVLKPRVESIGGQIKKVILSGTHLTPCIQDVKWQVGSEYTPADALAQGLKSLALNETRVLSRTIADWFRSL, from the exons atggcggcggcggcggcgaccgcggcggcgcACCTCCTATCCACCCCGCCCTCCGCCTCTCCAGTACACCCCCCTCCCCATGCCCGCATCCTCTGCGCCCACCGGACCAAAGGCGTCGCAACCCTCTCCTGCCGCGCATCGCTTGGCCCCGATGGCTCGCTCGCCgggctcgccgctgccgctgctgctgcccccAGGGTGGAGCCTCGGGGGAGGCCGTACCTGCGGGAACACTCCTGCCTCATCTTCCCGCCTtcgccgcgcggccgccgcccgctcgccgtcgtcaagtTCCTCGGCGGCGCCTTCATCGGCGCCGTCCCCGAGGTCACCTACAG CCATTTCCTGAAGCTCCTGGCGCAGGAGGGCTTCCTGGTGGTGTCCGTGCCGTACAACGTCACCTTCGACCACGAGGCGGCTGCGCGGGAGGTGTACGAGCGGTTCCACGGGTGCTACGGCGCGCTGCTCTCGTCGGGCCTCCCGGCGGCCGGCCTGAGCGCGATGGACATCGCGGAGCTCCCTCTCTACTCGGTCGGCCACAG CAACGGTGCGCTGCTTCAGCTGTTGGTGGGGAGCTACTTCTCGGAGAAGATACCAAAG GCTAATGCCATTGTCTCGTTCAACAATAGGCCCGCTTCAGAGGCTGTTCCATACTTTGAGCAG ATAGGCCCCCTTTTTAGTCAAGTAATGCCTATGATGGAGGCATCACCTGTTTACTCTGCGGCCAGAAATGCATCAG GAGATGCATGGAAGGCCCTATTTGATTTAGCTGGAGGTTTGATACAGGTGTATGATCAAGAAGCTATGTTATCCCTGAGCAAATTTGTCGACCAGTTACCATCAGTGATGAATCAG GTTACAGAAGGTGTATCTGAATTCAAACCAACACCACCTGAAAACCGTGAATTCTGCAAGAATTCCTACAATGTACCTAATACACTATTG GTGAAATTCAGCATTGATGCTATTGATGATACAGAGATTGTTGAAGATGTCTTGAAGCCCCGGGTTGAGTCAATTGGTGGACAAATAAAGAAGGTTATACTGTCAGGAACACATCTAACTCCATGCATACAG GATGTGAAATGGCAGGTTGGTTCAGAATACACTCCAGCAGATGCTCTAGCCCAGGGTTTGAAATCATTGGCTCTCAATGAAACTAGGGTCCTCTCAAGAACTATTGCTGATTGGTTTAGATCCCTTTAA
- the LOC4347153 gene encoding uncharacterized protein isoform X2 — protein MAAAAATAAAHLLSTPPSASPVHPPPHARILCAHRTKGVATLSCRASLGPDGSLAGLAAAAAAAPRVEPRGRPYLREHSCLIFPPSPRGRRPLAVVKFLGGAFIGAVPEVTYSHFLKLLAQEGFLVVSVPYNVTFDHEAAAREVYERFHGCYGALLSSGLPAAGLSAMDIAELPLYSVGHSNGALLQLLVGSYFSEKIPKIGPLFSQVMPMMEASPVYSAARNASGDAWKALFDLAGGLIQVYDQEAMLSLSKFVDQLPSVMNQVTEGVSEFKPTPPENREFCKNSYNVPNTLLVKFSIDAIDDTEIVEDVLKPRVESIGGQIKKVILSGTHLTPCIQDVKWQVGSEYTPADALAQGLKSLALNETRVLSRTIADWFRSL, from the exons atggcggcggcggcggcgaccgcggcggcgcACCTCCTATCCACCCCGCCCTCCGCCTCTCCAGTACACCCCCCTCCCCATGCCCGCATCCTCTGCGCCCACCGGACCAAAGGCGTCGCAACCCTCTCCTGCCGCGCATCGCTTGGCCCCGATGGCTCGCTCGCCgggctcgccgctgccgctgctgctgcccccAGGGTGGAGCCTCGGGGGAGGCCGTACCTGCGGGAACACTCCTGCCTCATCTTCCCGCCTtcgccgcgcggccgccgcccgctcgccgtcgtcaagtTCCTCGGCGGCGCCTTCATCGGCGCCGTCCCCGAGGTCACCTACAG CCATTTCCTGAAGCTCCTGGCGCAGGAGGGCTTCCTGGTGGTGTCCGTGCCGTACAACGTCACCTTCGACCACGAGGCGGCTGCGCGGGAGGTGTACGAGCGGTTCCACGGGTGCTACGGCGCGCTGCTCTCGTCGGGCCTCCCGGCGGCCGGCCTGAGCGCGATGGACATCGCGGAGCTCCCTCTCTACTCGGTCGGCCACAG CAACGGTGCGCTGCTTCAGCTGTTGGTGGGGAGCTACTTCTCGGAGAAGATACCAAAG ATAGGCCCCCTTTTTAGTCAAGTAATGCCTATGATGGAGGCATCACCTGTTTACTCTGCGGCCAGAAATGCATCAG GAGATGCATGGAAGGCCCTATTTGATTTAGCTGGAGGTTTGATACAGGTGTATGATCAAGAAGCTATGTTATCCCTGAGCAAATTTGTCGACCAGTTACCATCAGTGATGAATCAG GTTACAGAAGGTGTATCTGAATTCAAACCAACACCACCTGAAAACCGTGAATTCTGCAAGAATTCCTACAATGTACCTAATACACTATTG GTGAAATTCAGCATTGATGCTATTGATGATACAGAGATTGTTGAAGATGTCTTGAAGCCCCGGGTTGAGTCAATTGGTGGACAAATAAAGAAGGTTATACTGTCAGGAACACATCTAACTCCATGCATACAG GATGTGAAATGGCAGGTTGGTTCAGAATACACTCCAGCAGATGCTCTAGCCCAGGGTTTGAAATCATTGGCTCTCAATGAAACTAGGGTCCTCTCAAGAACTATTGCTGATTGGTTTAGATCCCTTTAA